The proteins below come from a single Pseudomonadota bacterium genomic window:
- a CDS encoding extensin family protein, with the protein MKRARKRLALAVAASIASCSLFTPQPPAGEAAIEETTTDTGADREAQSLEEEEISLEGLDDGEAADGDPIARLIASFGAPADPAPAEAESATATSAAATAYDVWSMTDEACSEALAAAGVAVSKPGFETPSVRQPLLLDGPIDGVAIRPKARRPVRLNEVMDCRLIVALRAVAGAAREQGFREILFYSTYRPTKDKAKAGKASMHRRGLAIDVGWLTAADGTAVEVLSGYERRSGEPPCEAAADTDVGRRLRDFACALHARKIFNVVLTPNANEAHHNHFHFDITPNARWYIVR; encoded by the coding sequence GTGAAGCGCGCGCGAAAGCGTCTCGCCCTCGCGGTCGCCGCGTCGATCGCCTCGTGCTCCCTGTTCACTCCCCAGCCGCCGGCCGGCGAAGCGGCGATCGAGGAGACGACGACGGACACGGGCGCGGACCGCGAGGCGCAGTCGCTCGAGGAGGAGGAGATCTCCCTCGAGGGGCTCGACGACGGCGAGGCGGCGGACGGCGATCCGATCGCGCGGCTCATCGCGTCGTTCGGCGCCCCCGCGGACCCCGCCCCCGCCGAGGCGGAGAGCGCCACGGCGACGAGCGCCGCGGCCACGGCGTACGACGTCTGGTCGATGACCGACGAGGCCTGCAGCGAGGCGCTCGCGGCCGCGGGCGTCGCGGTGTCGAAGCCCGGCTTCGAGACGCCGTCCGTCCGGCAGCCGCTGCTCCTCGACGGCCCGATCGACGGCGTGGCGATCCGCCCGAAGGCGAGGCGCCCGGTCCGGCTGAACGAGGTGATGGACTGCCGCCTGATCGTCGCGCTGCGCGCCGTCGCCGGGGCGGCTCGCGAGCAGGGCTTCAGGGAGATCCTGTTCTACTCCACCTACCGGCCGACGAAGGACAAGGCCAAGGCGGGCAAGGCGAGCATGCACCGCCGCGGGCTCGCGATCGACGTCGGCTGGCTCACGGCCGCGGACGGCACCGCCGTGGAGGTGCTCTCGGGGTACGAACGCCGTTCGGGGGAGCCGCCGTGCGAGGCGGCGGCCGACACCGACGTGGGGCGTCGGCTCCGCGACTTCGCGTGCGCCCTGCACGCCCGGAAGATCTTCAACGTCGTGCTCACCCCGAACGCCAACGAGGCGCACCACAACCACTTCCATTTCGACATCACGCCAAACGCGCGCTGGTACATCGTCCGGTAG
- a CDS encoding septum formation initiator family protein, giving the protein MGTIARFAKIAIPAALLLAAAILVPLKLFDQRGFERVEKLERELEQIDEANRALDRENESLRQQIRAFHSDPEYIEKVARDELGMVGPDETIYQFPENDRP; this is encoded by the coding sequence ATGGGCACGATCGCTCGGTTCGCCAAGATCGCGATTCCCGCCGCGCTCCTCCTCGCGGCCGCGATCCTCGTGCCGTTGAAGCTCTTCGACCAGCGGGGCTTCGAGCGGGTCGAGAAGCTCGAAAGGGAGCTCGAGCAGATCGACGAGGCGAACCGCGCGCTCGATCGGGAGAACGAGTCGTTGCGGCAGCAGATCCGGGCGTTCCACTCGGATCCGGAATACATCGAGAAGGTCGCGCGCGACGAGCTCGGCATGGTCGGACCGGACGAGACGATCTACCAGTTCCCCGAGAACGACCGGCCGTAG